The following proteins are co-located in the Psilocybe cubensis strain MGC-MH-2018 chromosome 5, whole genome shotgun sequence genome:
- a CDS encoding J domain-containing protein spf31: MSGNPSSSSAKPSAQDEIDIEKILNREASAYQREVEVDRILKAFKLNPYEILDIEETASMEEVKKKYRQLSLFIHPDKCPHARAPEAFDILKKAESELSNKDQREELDSVINQARNLVLKALNLPVSTSNSDPKVQGLDPPFKTRLRAQSKLLLIDEEVRRRKAIKMNLANEGLEARKKDEEVAQRKRKAEEDKNWEDNREQRVDSWRNFANSSKKKKKTKVTVLG, translated from the exons ATGTCGGGGAAtccttcgtcgtcttccgcCAAACCGTCAGCACAGGATGAAATTGACATAGAAAAGATCTTGAATCGTGAAGCTTCTGCTTACCAGCGCGAGGTAGAAGTCGATCGCATACTTAAGGCATTTAAGCTGAA TCCCTATGAAATTTTGGATATCGAGGAAACGGCCAGCATGGAGGAAGTCAAGAAGAAGTACCGCCAGCTATCACTCT TTATCCACCCCGATAAATGCCCTCATGCGCGAGCTCCAGAGGCTTTTGATATACTCAAGAAG GCCGAGTCTGAACTGTCAAATAAAGACCAACGAGAAGAGCTCGACAGCGTCATAAATCAGGCCCGTAACCTTGTTCTCAAAGCTCTCAACCTTCCTGTGTCTACCTCAAATTCCGACCCGAAGGTTCAAGGCTTAGATCCGCCTTTCAAGACCAGATTAAGGGCTCAATCCAAACTGTTGTTGATAGACGAGGAAGTTAGAAGGCGGAA AGCTATCAAGATGAATTTAGCGAATGAGGGATTAGAAGCAAGgaagaaagatgaagaagttgcccaaagaaagaggaaggcAGAAGAGGATAAAAACTGGGAAG ACAATCGAGAGCAGCGTGTTGATAGTTGGCGCAACTTTGCCAACTcgagcaagaagaagaagaagaccaAAGTTACTGTTCTTGGTTGA
- a CDS encoding Carnitine O-palmitoyltransferase 1, liver isoform, translated as MFNVARIPEPHCDTLSKPPDLSSQAARSIFLMVHDWCYSVTVYHPPASKSEPPRLLSPGLIEARLRAVVLDVEARLSIGEKPLPVGILSADDRDRWAENLQYLLSLSPVNQKSYQAMCHSAMGLSLDHTTYNIVPTPSSSNLPPSRIHPRTPSESSIDSHLHAIRGTTQNISNRFYDKAFTLIIDPSTRAGASGEHSPVDALVPSIVSEYGLVEGVDAEAFRTVELEENLLDGQGWERLEWVGDAKIKKECQLAMESAKVIVEDSDDRNYKLSPDAFIQMALQLAWYRYRGEFTATYETVLTRLFKHGRTETLRVFSRESRLWVLSMVDMKTSDAERFVLLQKAIASHTRRTREAMTGRGFDRHLLGLRLLLRPLNAESAALFEDELFERSSRWKLSTSGLSAGMLFKGTGFGTVYEDGFGINYLAAPDMVKFGIESKFSNPSTSTQAFKHAVDCAMKDMYTLCQTVELKDNQRNVLSHL; from the exons ATGTTCAACGTTGCTAGAATACCAGAACCCCATTGCGATACACTTTCTAAACCTCCAGATCTTTCATCCCAAGCTGCACGCTCTATTTTCCTCATGGTACATGACTGGTGTTACTCTGTCACCGTTTACCATCCACCTGCCTCTAAGTCTGAACCACCCAGATTACTTTCGCCTGGTTTGATAGAAGCACGTTTAAGGGCAGTCGTGCTCGACGTCGAAGCTCGTTTGTCCATTGGAGAGAAACCTCTTCCTGTCGGAATATTGAGCGCTGATGATAGAGATCGTTGGGCTGAG AACCTACAATATCTCCTTTCGCTGTCCCCAGTCAACCAGAAATCATATCAAGCAATGTGTCACTCCGCAATGGGCCTCAGCTTAGACCACACAACCTATAACATTGTCCCGACGCCGTCGTCATCAAATCTGCCTCCTAGTCGTATCCACCCCCGCACACCTTCAGAATCATCAATAGATTCCCATCTCCACGCAATTCGTGGAACAACCCAAAATATTTCTAATCGATTCTATGATAAAGCTTTCACTTTAATCATCGATCCATCGACCCGAGCTGGCGCTTCCGGCGAGCATTCTCCTGTTGACGCTCTCGTTCCTAGCATTGTTTCGGAATATGGATTAGTGGAGGGTGTTGACGCCGAAGCCTTCCGGACAGTAGAATTGGAGGAAAATTTACTTGATGGGCAAGGCTGGGAGCGACTTGAGTGGGTCGGTGAtgcaaaaataaagaaagagTGCCAACTTGCCATGGAGAGCGCCAAAGTCATAGTGGAAGACTCTGACGATA GAAATTATAAACTCTCTCCTGACGCTTTCATTCAAATGGCATTACAACTTGCATGGTATCGATACCGCGGCGAATTTACGGCTACATACGAAACTGTCCTTACGAGACTATTTAAACATGGACGGACTGAAACACTTCGTGTTTTCAGTCGCGAAAGTCGCTTATGGGTCTTAAGTATGGTAGACATGAAAACATCA GATGCCGAACGGTTTGTTCTGTTACAAAAAGCCATTGCATCTCATACTCGAAGGACGCGAGAGGCAATGACAGGCCGTGGGTTTGACAGGCACCTGCTTGGTCTCCGTCTTCTCCTACGGCCTCTAAATGCTGAATCGGCAGCATTATTTGAAGATGAATTGTTTGAGCGTAGTTCTCGGTGGAAGCTGAGCACAAGTGGCTTGAGTGCTGGCATGTTATTCAAAGGAACAGGCTTTGGTACAGTATATGAAGATGGGTTTGGAATAAATT ATCTAGCTGCGCCAGATATGGTGAAATTTGGGATAGAGTCAAAGTTTTCCAATCCATCCACTTCAACACAAGCATTTAAGCATGCAGTTGATTGTGCTATGAAAGACATGTATACACTTTGCCAGACTGTTGAACTAAAAGACAATCAGCGTAATGTACTGAGTCATTTGTAA
- a CDS encoding Peroxisomal carnitine O-octanoyltransferase translates to MTSTISRDLGGRLPVPTLRHTLDRYLDSLEPFLHEDESRGGMSFDAAYSLRQKWANDFETGIGNTLQERLLALDKVSPYNWLDDNFWINKAYLEWRAPLLVNSNWWLAFGDDPLIPRSALCGETNNNRAGTTFWQLRRSAWLVYRILQFRDNASQTYDTYPFPPE, encoded by the exons ATGACCTCGACTATCTCGCGGGACCTCGG AGGACGTCTGCCGGTCCCGACGCTTCGACATACCCTAGACAGATACCTGGACTCTTTAGAACCGTTCCTTCATGAAGACGAATCTAGAGGCGGGATGTCATTTGATGCAGCTTACTCTCTGAGGCAAAAATGGGCAAATGACTTTGAAACTGGTATTGGCAATACCTTACAAGAGCGATTGCTGG CACTTGACAAAGTATCTCCATACAACTGGCTCGACGACAACTTCTGGATCAATAAAGCATATCTTGAATGGCGTGCTCCTTTACTGGTTAATTCTAACTGGTGGTTGGCATTCGGGGATGATCCCCTCATACCTCGCAGTGCCCTTTGCGGAGAAACAAACAACAACCGCGCTGGAACGACCTTTTGGCAGCTCCGCAGGTCGGCCTGGCTTGTCTACAGGATATTGCAATTTAGAGACAACGCATCTCAAACGTATGACACATATCCCTTTCCTCCTGAGTAA
- a CDS encoding RecQ-mediated genome instability protein 1 has translation MPPSLRVSQWLDQQFQKPRVDPEWLEGCTEWLEGDQNISPVSQFSEFMDKVKGQLLESDLIDSMLPGTGLDAHISTLSGCLSGPPVLVQITAITEIGSSAFQLDQIRTAREERKLAGVGNEEGEEDGDIEVEGEGPMPKYPRGMLRFQLTDGATLIEAMEYRRIPQLTLGTTPLGFKMQLKGTKFQNGMAMLEPTTIVLLGGKQAELEANQNLDFKRGLYARLGRPLTPVTQNPEPAQYRYADVPGAARSPLRDISPPPLPAQMSQHDDDIEMEPRRRIPVDSSLNRVPNQVGSDNSSRDRAIAALPSRQNWTKADCDAQTNRITPRAERATLVFAGSQSSKSTTSEYFNGNSVASGSNIAKLRSQEINNTVQNLDFNLEPTGRQLSHTLPSPDYFSDVDQFDFDLLDDVDRENQQPISTNKEMESHGPSSVPQDRDIQDASSDDYGMDDLTAIDTSFLEACDKIEKDAITKTGFAHPSSSTNVPFNSNPCTSLVSPPLSTVASSGGASRIVDVIEINDSDEDVLEADDKENAPVATRHVRRRTDTNSRPSRSQSHRSQNTLKKPGQPIVLATNPDDIIDISDSD, from the exons ATGCCACCCAGTCTTCGAGTATCCCAATGGCTAGACCAGCAGTTTCAAAAACCTCGTGTTGATCCA GAGTGGTTGGAAGGATGTACGGAGTGGCTGGAAGGCGACCAGAACATATCTCCCGTTTCTCAGTTTTCTGAATTTATGGATAAAGTTAAAGGACAACTTCTTGAATCAGACCTGATTGATTCTATGCTCCCTGGGACAGGCTTGGATGCGCATATCTCGACTCTGTCTGGTTGCTTGAGTGGCCCTCCTGTTTTGGTACAGATTACCGCTATTACAGAAATCGGATCCAGCGCATTTCAACTAGATCAGATTCGGACTGcaagagaagaaaggaagcTAGCAGGTGTAGGGAACGAGGAgggtgaagaagatggcgacattgaagttgaaggagaaggacCTATGCCCAAATACCCTCGTGGAATGCTTCGCTTTCAACTCACAGACGGTGCAACGTTGATAGAAGCAATGGAATACCGTCGTATACCTCAACTCACGTTAGGTACGACGCCTCTTGGTTTCAAG ATGCAACTCAAAGGTACCAAATTCCAGAATGGAATGGCTATGCTTGAACCAACCACCATCGTTCTTCTGGGCGGAAAACAAGCCGAACTTGAGGCTAACCAAAATTTGGATTTCAAAAGGGGATTATACGCGAGGCTAGG CCGCCCTTTGACTCCAGTTACCCAAAATCCCGAGCCAGCCCAATACCGTTACGCAGACGTCCCAGGTGCTGCAAGATCACCGTTACGTGATatctctcctcctcccctgcCTGCTCAAATGTCACAGCATGACGATGACATTGAAATGGAACCACGAAGGCGTATACCTGTTGATTCTTCGTTGAACCGCGTTCCAAATCAGGTCGGTTCGGACAATTCTAGTCGTGACAGGGCTATTGCTGCACTTCCTTCTCGGCAAAATTGGACCAAGGCCGATTGTGATGCTCAAACGAACAGGATCACACCCAGGGCAGAGCGGGCCACTTTGGTTTTCGCCGGCTCACAATCATCCAAAAGTACAACATCTGAATACTTTAACGGAAATTCTGTAGCTTCTGGGTCAAATATAGCAAAACTACGAAGTCAGGAAATCAACAATACTGTTCAAAACTTGGACTTCAACTTGGAACCTACTGGGAGGCAATTATCACACACATTACCGTCCCCAGATTACTTTTCTGATGTGGATCAATTTGATTTTGACCTTCTTGACGATGTGGATAGAGAAAATCAACAGCCTATatccaccaacaaagaaatggaaagTCACGGCCCATCTTCTGTTCCCCAAGATCGTGACATTCAAGACGCCAGCTCAGATGACTACGGGATGGATGATTTGACCGCCATAGACACTTCATTTCTGGAAGCATGCGACAAAATTGAGAAAGATGCTATCACTAAAACCGGATTCGCACATCCGTCTTCTTCGACTAATGTACCGTTTAACTCAAACCCTTGCACATCCTTAGTTTCCCCTCCTCTGTCCACCGTTGCTTCATCAGGAGGTGCATCTCGCATAGTTGATGTCATCGAAATCAATGACTCCGACGAGGACGTTCTCGAGGCCGACGACAAAGAGAACGCACCTGTTGCGACAAGACATGTCCGCCGTCGCACAGATACGAACAGTCGGCCTTCTCGATCTCAGAGTCACAGGAGCCAAAACACTCTCAAGAAACCAGGTCAACCCATTGTTCTTGCAACTAATCCAGATGATATAATTGATATATCTGACTCTGACTGA